From the genome of Arthrobacter sp. SLBN-122:
CACGGGACTGGAGCAGGAAAGAAAGATACCTGCCACAGCACTGCCTCGGGGCTTGAGATCCCAGGCGGCTTCGGCTGGCTCGTTACGGGTGGATCATGCACGGTCAAAGTCGATCTGGCATCACCGTGGGTAGCCAGCAACACCGGAAACAATCCCGAGGCCGGTTGCGGCGACATCCTCCAGGGCTGGAAAGACAAGCTCATCGCCGGGCAGAAGGTGATTGCACTGCTGCCCGTCTTCGACCAAACGAGCGGTACCGGCACCGGTTCCAAATTCCATCTGAGAGCCTTCGCTGCCATCGATATCGCCGGCTGGGACCTGGCCAACCAGGACCCGTTCCATTACATGCCTGCCTCCGCCCAAGCCTTCAAGGATGCTGGCGGCTGGAAAAGCAGCGACCTCGGCATCGTCGGAAAGTTCGTGCGCTACGTCGCATTGGATGAGGCCTTCGACGTCGGCGGACCCACCGACTACGGCGGAAACGTCGTAGAGCTCACCAAATAAGAAACAAAGGAGAATCCCGTGAAAACCAGGCTGCTGGGGGGCCTAGCAGCACTGCTCTTGGCAATTGTCGGATCTGTACTGATGTTCAATTACGCACAGGCAGCCGACAGCCGAGCACAGCAAGGCCTAGATCCCATTGAAGTTCTCGTTGTTCAGAAGGCAATTCCCGCAGGGACTCCTGTCGCCGACGTTGCCCAATTCGTCAAACAGACTTCCCTTCCAGGCGCCGCGGTGCCGAAAGAGGTCGTGAAGTCACTGTCAGACTTTCCCGGCAAGATAACGTCCGTTGCCCTGGAGCCGGGCGAGCAGCTCCTTGCCTCAAGGCTCGTCGACCCCAACGCTCTGGTGGCCCCAGGCACAGTGCCGGTACCTCAAGGCATGGAGGAGCTCACTCTGCTATTGGAACCGCAGCGGATCCTGGGTGGACAGCTTAAGGCCGGAGACACCGTCGGGGTTTACACCTCGTACAAACTGGATGATGCCGCCGCAGCAAGTGCACCCGTCGGGAACGACGTTAAGGGATTCAAGGAGTTTACAAAGCTCGCGTTCCAAAAAGTGCTTGTAACCAGCGTCCAGCAAGCACCTGCTGAATCCTCAAAAAAGGAGTCCAACTCCACGTCGGACGGTCCAGCCCTTCCATCGGGCTCGGTTTATGTGACACTCGCCCGTGAAGACGTCGACGCGGCTCAAATCGTATTCGCGTCAGAGTTTGGCAAGGTCTGGCTGTCGAAGGAAAACAGCGATTCCAAGGACGGCAATCCCGGTGTAATAACCCTCGGAAAGGTTTCGCAATGAGCCGCTTCGTCCTTGTCACCGCTTCCCAGGATTTCCAGCGCAAGGTGTCTCAGGCCGTGCGCGGAGCGCTACACGGTTCAGTTCAAGTGCTGCCGCCCTCAGTGTTGTTGGGTGGGCCGCAAGAGCTCTTTGATCGGCTCACCGGAGAACCACCTGAAGTCTTGATCCTCGGCCCCGGATTGCCCGAGGACGACGCCCTCAAACTCGCCACGGTGTTCGACCTGCAGTTTCCGGAGATCAGCCTGGTTCTTGTAGAGGACAGGGAGCCCGAGCAGGTGATCACCGCGATGCGCGCCGGCATCAGGGACATTGTCAGCCCCAGTGCGGACGGGGACCAGCTCCGTGTCCTCCTTGAACGCGCTTGCCTTGCTTCAGCCGGACGGCGCCGCGGTCTCGTAGCGGCGGCGGGGCCAGAACGCGCTCCTGGTCGCGTCATTGCCGTCATGTCCCCAAAAGGCGGCGTTGGCAAAACAACTGTCGCCACGAATTTGGCCATCGGTCTTGGCAAGATCGCGCCTATGGGAGTCGTCATAGTCGACCTGGACGTCCAGTTCGGAGATGTGGCCAGCGGCCTCCTGTTGGAACCAGAACACACTTTGAAAGATGCTGTTAGCGGTGCAGCCTTTCAGGACTCAATGGTCCTCAAGGCCTTCCTCACAGTCCACCCCAGTGGAATCTACGCCCTCTGTGCACCCCAAAGCCCAAGCGAAGCAGACCACATCAGTGGGGAAGCAGTGAGTCACCTGCTCAGTCAAATGGCCGCCGAATTCCAGTACGTCGTTGTGGATACGACTCCAGGCCTTGGCGAACACGTCTTGGCGACCTTGGAACAAGCCACCGATGCAGTCTGGGTCTGTGGCATGGACGTACCGAGCATCCGGGGGCTTCACACTAGTTTTTCCATTCTGAGCGAGCTGCAGCTTGTGCCACAAGGTAGGCACGTCGTGCTCAACTTCGCTGACCGTAGGAGCGGCCTAACCGTACAAGACGTTGAAGCGACCATCGGAGTACCTGTAGATACGGTCATCCCCCGCTCGAAGGCTATTCCATTTTCTACGAATAAAGGGGTGCCACTTCTGCAAGATTCATCCCGCGACGGGGCCGCACGAGCTTTCGGCAAGCTTGTTGAACGCTTCGATCCAAAACGGAACGCACAACCCCAAAAGAAACTACATCGTCGGATGGTGATCTCATGAGTCTGGCAGAACGACTGCAAGCTGCGCGTAGCGGGCCTGCGGCCTCGCAGAATGCTCCTTCGCTTGAAACGGCCGCAACTCCAAAGACCGAGACGACAAACGTTAGCGCTGCACCCGTCGATGCCCTTGCAGGTCTCAAGCAGCGGGCGGGGAAGACTTTGTTTGAACGGCTAGGCGGCAGGCTTACTGATTCTTCGCTCAGCGATGAGGAATTACGGAAAATCGCTCGCGACGAGCTCAGCACTGTTATCGACGACGAGCAGGTACCCCTCACTTCGGAGGAACGACGCCGACTTATCCGCGATGTGGGAGATGACGTTCTTGGGTACGGCCCCCTCCAGCGGTTCCTGGACGATCCTTCAATTACGGAGATCATGGTCAACAGGCTTGATCAAATTTATGTTGAGCGGGACGGGAAGCTGCTATTGACAGATAGCCGCTTCAGCAGCGAGGAACACCTTCGTAAAGTCATCGAGCGAATCGTGGCAAAGGTGGGACGACGTATCGACGAGTCTTCTCCTCTGGTCGACGCACGGCTGGAAGACGGATCCCGCGTCAACGCCATTATCCCGCCCTTGGCTGTAAATGGTTCCTCGCTGACTATCAGGAAGTTCAGCAAAGTTCCGTTGACTGTCCAAAACCTAATCGATTTCGGAACGTTGACCCCACAAATGGCCGAGCTATTGGACGCCTGTGTTCGGGCAAAGCTCAACATCATCGTTTCTGGCGGCACCGGCACAGGTAAGACGACGCTGCTTAATGTGCTGTCGTCTTTCATCCCGGCGGACGATCGAATAGTCACCATTGAGGATGCCGTGGAGTTGCAGTTGCAGCAAAGTCACGTGGTGAGGCTCGAAAGCAGGCCGCCGAACATTGAGGGCAAGGGGGCTGTGACCATCCGCGAATTGGTCCGCAATTCGCTTCGTATGCGCCCTGACCGCATCGTCGTAGGTGAGGTTCGAGGCGGAGAGAGCCTCGACATGTTGCAGGCTATGAACACTGGACACGACGGTTCAATCTCGACGGTGCATGCCAACTCCCCAAGGGACGCAATCGCCAGGCTGGAGACCCTGGTCCTCATGGCCGGCATGGACCTACCACTGCGTGCCATACGCGAACAGGTTTCGTCCGCGGTGAACCTCATAGTTCACCTCTCGAGATTGCGGGATGGTACTCGTCGAGTTACTCACATCACAGAAGTACAAGGCATGGAGGGGGAGGTTGTCACTCTCCAGGATGCCTTCGTCTTCGACTACAGTGCGGGTGTTGACAGATACGGCCGATTCCTTGGCCAGCCGGTCTCTACGGGAATTCGCCCGCGTTTTATAGATCATTTTGCGGAACTCGGAATCTCCGTATCGCCCGGAATCTTTTCTACGCCCCCAGCGCAACCATCGAGGCGGTAGTCATGCCAACTCATGAAATCTTCGTTGCAGGCATCCTCCTCATAGGTGCGTCATTCGCTACTGCCGTACTCGTTGTTTTCAAGCCGGCGAATGGGTCGCTGCCACTGAGCAGGCGACGGCCCCTTGGCGCACCAGAACAGACAGCAATTGGCCGGTTTGCCTCATCTGTCGTGCAACTCGTTGATAGAGCACTGGCAGGAAAAAAAACTACGACCGTCAGTTCAAATAGTCTCCTCAGCCTTGCGGGAATTTCTCTCCCCCAAGCGGACTTTGTTGTTCTCGTGGTAGCCGCCACAATGGTTGCAGGTTTTGCCGGGCTAGTCCTCCAGGGAATTGGCCTTGGCCTCCTACTAGTCGTTGCAGTGCCAGTGGTCGCAAGAGTTGCTTTGTCTATCCTCGTCCAACGGAGGCGGGCCGCCTTCGAAGCGCAGTTAGGCGACACGCTGACCATGGTGTCGGGGGGCCTTCGGGCAGGACACAGCGTTCTACGGGCCATCGATGCGGTCGCGCAAGAGGCAAGTGAACCAACAGCAAGCGAGTTCTCCCGTGTGGTCAACGAGACTCGACTCGGTCGTGACCTGCAGGATTCACTCAACGAAGTTTCTCTGCGTATGAAAAGCGAGGACTTTAGCTGGATGGCCCAAGCCATAGAAATAAACAGAGAAGTGGGCGGCGATCTGGCGGAGGTGTTTGATCAAGTCGCTGAAACTATCCGTGAACGAACTCAGATTAAGGGAACGGTCAAAGCTTTGAGCGCAGAAGGCAAGCTGAGCGCCATCATTCTCATGGCACTTCCTGTCTTGTTGTTTATCCTGATCGGCTTGGCTAACCCAAAGTACATGGGAGCGTTGACGGGGCATCCCGTGGGCTGGATGTTGCTAGGTGTTGCCGCAGTCATGATGACAATCGGCGGAATCTGGGTCCATAAAATCAGTGATTTGAAGTTTTGAGGGGTGAACAGTGCAACCAATAGCAATGGGCATCATCGCCCTCACAGTAGTACCGATTGCATTTCTCGTCTGGTCCTTGATCGTCACAGACCGCAAGTCTCGCGTGCTGATACAAGGAAATCTGAATAAGGGCATCGATTTATCTGCCGCCGCAGTAACTGGCCAAAACATGGACCTGGAGAGGCTGGCGGCTCGTGTTACCCCCGCAGGCTATGCGGCTAAACTCGATAGGCTGCTTGCCTTGGCGGGAAGGCCCGCTATTATGCCGCTCCCAAGGCTTCTTGTAGCAAAGCCGGCAATGGCGCTCATTGCTGCCATCGTTATGATGCTTTTCCTTAGCCGCGGCGCAACACCCCAGTTATTACTTTTGGCCGTGTTTACAACCTTGCTCGCGTACTTTGTTCCCGACTTGCTGATCTACAGTCGCGGTTCTGAAAGGCAGACGAAAATTCAGCTTGAACTTCCTAACACGCTGGATCAAATGCTTATTGCGGTTGAAGCGGGGCTGGGTTTCGAATCAGCAATGGCGAGGGCTGGCCACAACGGGAAAGGTCCCCTCGCTGAGGAATTAGTCCGAACCCTGCAGGACATGCAGGTGGGTCGCAGCCGGCGCGATTCCTATCTCGCCCTGGCCGATCGCAGTAATGTTCAGGATCTGCGCAGCTTCGTTCGAGCCGTTGTGCAGGCAGATGCATACGGCATCGCCATCGCAAAGGTCCTCAAGGCTCAGGCCCAAGAAATGCGAGTCAAGCGACGCCAACGAGCAGAGCATAAGGCGATGAAGCTTCCTGTGTTGGTCTTGTTTCCGCTCCTGCTGTTTATTTTCCCGGTGATATTCATCATCATCCTGGGCCCCGCAGTTATCAACATCATCGAGGCCTTCAGCTAGGTTCGCAAGGCGAATAACCAAAGACCGGACCCCCTCGGCACCCAGAACCGAGGGGGTCCTTTTGCGTGCTGGAGGTTCTGGCAAACCACAGCCTCAGCGCAGGACAAACCCAGCAACAACGCAGGGAAGGTGCACCCCGTTAAGGCTTTGCGCAGGATGCTGCAAGATCCGGTCAACAGGGCAAATTCCGTTGCTAGCTTCGATTTAGTGCTGGTGCAGGGCCAGCCAACCCGTCTCGCTCAGGAGTCAAGAAATGCTTTCTCTCTACACCAACCTCATGATCCGTCTTCGCAGCGAAAAGGGCGCAACCGCGGTTGAATACGGCATCATGGTCGCCCTTATCGCGGTCGTCATCATTGTGGCCGTTACGCTGCTTGGCAACAACCTCAGCAGCATGTTCAACAACGTCGCCGGAAAAGTTCCCGTACCGACGACTGCCGCAACCGGGGGCGCTGGCCTCTAAAGCACCCGCGCTCGCCGTTCCGGAACCCATATCGAAACGGCGGCACTCTTCGCGACAGAAACAAGCAATGCAAGAGGAGGTGCAGCAGGTGAAACACGACTCGGAACGCGGTGCAGCCGCCGTTGAATTCGCGATCCTGCTGCCCCTTCTTTTAATGCTAGTTCTGGGAACCATAGAATTCGGCCGGGCCTACAATGCCCAGATCACCCTTACCAATGCAGCCCGTGACGGTGTAAGGGTCATGGCAATCAACAACAACCCGTCCGCAGCCGCAACCGCCGTTCAAAGCGCTGCTGCGTCGGTCAGCTCAACCATTCCCTCCTCCGCGGTCACGGTGAGCCCAACCTCGTGCACCGCGGGTATCCAGGTGACTGTCACCGTGAAGTACACGCTCTCCACCATCACCGGAATCGCCGGTCCGTTCCCCATGACTGGAAAGGGAGTCATGCTATGCGGAGGTTGACAACCTTGGGTAGACCGCAGGGGAAAACCAGCGAGCGCGGCGCCATTTCAGTCATTGTTGCCATCATGCTGGTGGTCTTGCTTGGCTCCGCTGCCATTGCTGTCGATGTCGGCGTCATCTACTCCGAACGTGCACAGCTGCAGAGTGGCGCAGACTCTTCAGCCATTGCGCTGGCGCAGAAGTGCGCGCGCAGCATTACCGATTCCCTATGCTCAACAACATCAACACTTGCCGCAAACCTGGCAAACCAGAACGCTCTGGATGGTAAAAGCAACGTCTACAACATCCAGCTGGAGAAGACCGCCCGTACAGTTTCGGTCATCACGACTGCGAAGGGCACCGGCGCGCCAGACAACTCCGTTTCGCTATTTTTTGCAAACGCTCTCGGGGTTCCGTCGAAAGAGGTCGGCGCCAAGTCGTCTGCTGTCTGGGGCAGCCCCATTAAGGGGCCCACCGCTTTTCCACTCGCTTTTTCGATTTGCCAAGTCCAGAACATGGTGGACCACGGCCTGCAGGTCCTTCAAAACAAGGACAGTAAATCCGCGAACCCCGGCTGCACCCTTCCCTCTGGGGGGACAGTGCCGGGAGGCTTCGGCTGGCTAGCCCAGGACACCGGCAAGTGCGGCGCCAGTATCGATTTGAGCATCGACAAAGGCGGCAGCGACCCAACAAGTACCAAAACGGGCAACAGCGCCCCTAGCAACTGCGAAGGCACACTCAATGGCTGGGCCGCCGATATCACGGCCGGGCGCAAAGTTATCGTTCTCCTCCCGGTTTTCGACAAAGTCACTGGCACTGGCGCTGGCGCAATTTACCACCTCACGGCTTTCGCCGCCTTCAATGTCGTCGGCTGGAAGTTCAGCGGGCAGGACAACACCACCCCCTACTCGTTCAGCAACACCGCACCGAAAGGGTCGGGCTCCGCTGCTACTGCTACATGCACAGGAGATTGTCGCGGCATCATCGGAGAATTCGTGACGTACGTCTCGCTTGTCGATGGCTACACACTCGGCCCCGTTAGTCCTTACGGCGCCACCATCGTTCGCCTCTCGCTCTGATCCACCCAACACCACGGAGTTCAACGTGAAGTCTCGCCTGCTCGCCGGTACCGCGGCCGTCGCCCTGGCGCTTGTGGGAGCCATCCTCATCATCTTCTATGCGCAGGGAGCCGACCAGAGGGCAATGGCCAGCACCAACCCTAAAAAGGTGCTGGTTGTCCAAAAAGCCATTCCAGCCGGAACACCGGTGAACGACATGGCAGCGTCACTCGTTATCGAGGACGTCCCCGGGGCAGGCGTTGCAGCATCAACCCTCACTTCTCTTGACGGCAAGGCAGGAAGGGTTGCCGCCGTGGACCTCGTCCCCGGGGAACAACTCCTTGCCGAACGTCTGATCGACCCGAAGGACGTCAAAGCCCAGGGCGCGGTCGAGATCCCTAAGGGCCTGCAGGAAGTCACCTTCGAACTTGAACCCAAGCGCGTAGTGGGCGGCCGGATCGAAGCTGGCGACCACATAGGCATTGGCTTTAGCTTCGCAGTCGGTGCAGATAAGACCAAAACAAGCGAGGCCACCACGCAGCTCACCCTCCGCAAGGTCCTGGTCACCGCCGTCCAGCGGGCCCCCCAGGCAACGGCAACAACAAAGCCCACGGACGGCGCCAACCCTCAGGACACCACCCTCCCTACGGGATCGTTCATGGTCACCGTTGCCGTGAACGACATCGACGCCACAAAGATCATCTACTCCTCGAACAACGGCGATCTCTGGCTCACCAAGGAACCCCTGGACGCCCAGGACAACGGCGGCTTCATCGCCAGGAAGGACACGGTGTACAAGTGAGCCGCTTCGTCCTACTCTCCCCCAACGGCGACTTCGACCAGAAGCTGCGCGCCGCCGTCGCCCACGGCCTGCGCGGCACCGTCCAGACCATCGCGAGTGACATCCTCCCCGCTGGCCCGGCGGAACTGTTCTCCCTCCTCAACCAGGAACAGCCGGAGGTCCTCATCATCGGTCCCGACGTTCCTTATGAAGAGGCCCTCAGGTTCGCCAAGGTCTTCGACGTCCAACTCCCCGGCCTCAGCCTGGTCCTGGTCAGCGACGTTGACCCCGGAGGCTTGCTGCAAGCCATGCGCGCCGGCATTCGCGATATCCTCAGCCCGCAGGCAGACGCCGCGGAAATCAGGGTGCTGCTCGAACGCGCCTGCCAGTCCTTCGCCACCCGCCACCGCGGCCCCGAGGCACACCAACCCGAGAACGGCAGCAAGGGCCTGGTCATCGGTGTCTTCTCCCCCAAGGGCGGCGTGGGCAAAACCACCTTGGCCACCAACATCGCCATCGGCCTGGGCCAGATCGCGCCCATGAGCGTGGTCATCGTGGACCTTGACCTGCAGTTCGGGGACGTCGCCTCCGGCCTGTACCTCAACCCGGAGCACACGGTCACGGACGCCGTCACCCCAGCCGCGGCCCAGGACTCGCTGGTCCTCAAGGCCTTCCTCACCGTGCACCCCGCCGGCATCTACGCCCTGTGCGCCCCGCCCAACCCAGTGGACGCGGACCACATCACCCCGGACCAGATCACCCGCCTGCTGGAACAGCTCGCGCAGGAATTCCAGTACGTGGTGCTGGACACCGCCCCCGGCATGCCGGAAATCGGCCTCGCTGCCATGGAGCAGTGCACCGACGTGGTCTGGGTCAGCGCCATGGACATCCCCAGCCTCCGCGGCCTCCGCTCCGGCCTCGAAGTCCTCCGCCAGCTGGACATCATGCCCGAATCCCGGCACGTGGTCCTGAACATGGCCGACGCCAAGGCCGGCCTGAACGTCCAGGACGTCGAATCCACCATCGGCGCGCCCGTGGACGTCAGCGTCCCCCGCTCCCGCGCCGTGGCACTGTCCACCAACCGCGGCATCCCCGTCCTCCAGGAATCTCGAAAAGACCCCGCCGTCAAAAGCCTCCGCCAGCTCGTGGAGCGCTTCAACCCGGCCTGGCGCGCCCAGGCACAGCGAAAGCTTCACCGAAGGGTAGTCATCTGATGAAACTCTCCGAACGCATCAGCGCCGCCCAGGACCGCCACCAGGGAACCGGCACTGCACTCCTCGAGCCGCCACGTCCCGCAACGGCGGCTGCCCCGGCCCCCGCGGAAGGTGCTGAGCGGCACCTTACGGCCCCGGCCGCCGTCGTGCATTCAACGTACGACGACGCCGCGCAGCAGGTGCCCACCGCACCCAAGGTGGACGTCTTTGCAGCCATGAAGGACAGGGCGGCCACCGCCCTGTTCGAACGCATGGGCACGCGCTTCAATGACGCCGCCGTCACCGAGCAGGAACTGCGGAGCACCGCCAAAAAGGAACTCACCCGCATTATCGACGCCGAGCAGGTGCCGCTGACGCCGGAGGAGCGTACCCGCCTGGTCCAGGACGTCGCCGACGACGTGCTGGGTTACGGCCCCCTTCAGCGCCTGCTGGACGACCCCGCCGTCACCGAAATCATGGTCAACCGGATGGACCAGATCTACGTGGAACGCAAGGGCAAGCTCGCCCTCAGCGAGTCCCGGTTCAGCTCCGAGGAACACCTGCGCAAAGTGATCGAACGGATCGTGTCCAAGGTGGGCCGGCGCATCGACGAATCTTCCCCGCTGGTGGATGCCCGCCTGGAGGACGGCTCCCGCGTCAACGCCGTCATCCCACCGCTGGCGGTTGGCGGCTCCTCGCTGACCATCCGAAAATTCAGCAAGACCCCGTTGACGGTCCGCAACCTCATCGACTTCGGGACGCTGACACCGGAGATGGCCGAACTGCTGAACGCCTGCGTGAAAGCCAAGCTCAACATCATCGTCTCCGGCGGCACGGGCACCGGCAAGACCACACTCCTCAACGTCTTGTCCTCCTTCCTTCCGCACGACGAGCGGATCGTCACCATCGAGGACGCCGTGGAACTGCAGATCCAACAGGACCACGTGGTCCGGCTCGAAAGCCGGCCGCCCAACACCGAAGGCAAGGGCGAGGTCACCATCCGCGAACTCCTCCGCAACTCCCTCCGTATGCGGCCGGACCGGATTGTGGTGGGTGAGGTCCGCGGCGGCGAATCGCTGGACATGCTGCAGGCCATGAACACCGGCCACGACGGATCCCTCTCCACCGTGCACTCCAACTCGCCGCGCGACGCGGTGGCCCGCCTCGAAACCCTGGTGCTGATGGCCGGCATGGACCTGCCGCTGCGGGCCATCCGCGAACAGATCGCCTCCGCCGTGAACCTGATCGTCCAGATTTCCCGGCTCCGCGACGGCACCCGCCGCATCACCCACGTCACGGAAGTCCAGGGCATGGAAGGCGACATCGTCACCCTCCAGGATGCCTTCGTCTTCGACTACTCGGCGGGCGTGGATGCGCAGGGTCGGTTCATGGGCAAGCCGGTTGCCACGGGCATCCGGCCGCGGTTCATCGACCGGTTCGAGGACTTGGGGATCCACGTGTCCCCGGCAGTCTTCGCCGGGCCGCTGTCACCGGGCACCAAGTAGGAACACCACATGATCATCGCCATCGGAAGCGTTATCCTCCTGGCAGCCATCTGCCTGCTCGGTGTGGCCGTGCTCCTGCCGAGCGCCTCCTCGGTGCCGCTGGACCGCCGTCGTCCCTTTGAGCCCGAGCCGCCGTCCTCCCTGACCCGCCTGGCACTCTCCGGCGTCAGGTCCTTCGAACGGCTGCTTGCGGGCCGGAACGTCAGGCTCTTCTCCCGCGCTGAGCTGGAGAACGCGGGCCTGCGCCTCAGCCAGGCCGAGTTCTTCCTGCTGGTGGGCATCGGCGCCTGCGTCGGCATGCTGGTGGGCGTGGTAACCGTGGGCCCGTTGGTGGGACTGCTGCTGGCCCTGCTGGCACCCTTTGCGGGCAAACTCTTCCTCGGATTCCTGGCCGGCAAGCGCCGCACCGCCTTCGACAGCCAGCTCGGCGACACCCTGCAGCTGCTCTCCGGCGGCCTGCGGGCCGGGCACAGCATCCTGCGGGCCATCGACGCCGCGGCCACGGAATCCCAGAAGCCGACGTCGGAGGAAATGCGGCGCGTCATCACGGAAACCAGCCTGGGCCGCGACCTGCTGGCCGCCCTCAACGACACCGCCGACCGGATGAAGAACGAGGACTTCGTCTGGATCTCGCAGGCCATCCAGATCAACCGCGAAGTAGGCGGCAACCTGGCAGAGGTCCTGGACCAGGTCAACGAAACCATCCGCGAGCGCGCCGAAATCAAAGGCCACATCAAAGCCCTCGCCGCCGAAGGCAAGTTCTCCGCATACATCCTGATCGCCATGCCGTTCGGCATCGTGGCCATGCTGCTGGCCGTGAGCCCCAGCTACATGAACTCGATGTTCACCCATCCCCTGGGCTGGGTGATGATCGGAGCATCCTTTGTCCTGATGACCATCGGCGCGCTCTGGATGCGCAAGATCATCGACCTGAAGTTCTGAGGACCCCATGAACCTGATCGTCCTCCTCTCCGTACTCCTGGTCTGTATTCCCGTGGCCGCCCTGGCATGGTCCATGCTGACCGTGGACAAGCAGGGACGCATCGCCGCCGCTGAACTGTTGGGCCGGGGCGCTCCGGCAGCCCTCGTTGCCCCTGCCGGGAAACCGGGCATCCTCGAAAACGTGGGCCGCCGGCTGACACCGCCTGCCTACGTTGCCTTCCTGGACCGGCTCCTGTCCCTCGCCGGCCGTCCTGCTTCCATGCCGATGGGCAAGGTGCTGGGCTCAAAGCTGGGCCTGGGGACGGCTGGCCTGGCAGCGGGACTCTGGCTCGTCAGCATCGGCGCGAGCCCCATAATGAAGCTCGCCGGCCTGTTCCTGATTGTCCTCGGCTACTTCATCCCGGACCTCCTCCTGTACAGCAAGGGCCAGGAGCGGCAGAAGGCGATGCAGCTGGAGCTGGCCAACACCCTGGACCAGATGCTGATCTCAGTGGAAGCCGGACTGGGATTCGAAGGCGCCATGGCCCGGGCCGGTGAGAACGGCAAGGGCCCCCTCGCAGAGGAACTGGTCCGCACCCTGCAGGACATGCAGGTGGGACGCAGCCGCCGCGAGTCCTACGTCGCTCTCGCGGAGCGGACCAACATCCCGGAACTGCGCAGCTTTGTGCAGGCCGTGGTGCAGGCCGACACCTACGGAATCGCCATCAGCCGGGTCCTGCGGGTCCAGGCGAAGGTCATGCGCGTCAAACGGCGCCAGCGGGCCGAGGAAAAGGCCATGAAGCTGCCCGTCATGATCCTTTTCCCGCTGTTGTTCTTTATCTTCCCGGTCCTGTTTATCGCCATTCTGGGACCAGCTGTGATCAATGCAGTGGTGACCTTCAGCGGCCAGTAAAGATACTCAGTGCGGCGGCAAGGTTGCCTCAAGGTTTACACAGAATGATAAGAAAACGGACGCCGAAGGATATCCAGGAAGTAGCCTTGAACAATGAACAGTCCCGATCCCGGCTCCAGCGGAAAGAGCCCCGCTGCGGACTACCCGCTGTCCGGGGTCGGTTTGCCCGCCGGTCCCGTTCCGGCCGCCGGCGCGGCCCCGTTGCTGGAGGAGGCCGCTCTCTTGCCGCTGGTTGATGCCGCCGTGCTGGAGGAACTTGAAGATGAGCTGGCCGGATCCGGG
Proteins encoded in this window:
- the cpaB gene encoding Flp pilus assembly protein CpaB: MKTRLLGGLAALLLAIVGSVLMFNYAQAADSRAQQGLDPIEVLVVQKAIPAGTPVADVAQFVKQTSLPGAAVPKEVVKSLSDFPGKITSVALEPGEQLLASRLVDPNALVAPGTVPVPQGMEELTLLLEPQRILGGQLKAGDTVGVYTSYKLDDAAAASAPVGNDVKGFKEFTKLAFQKVLVTSVQQAPAESSKKESNSTSDGPALPSGSVYVTLAREDVDAAQIVFASEFGKVWLSKENSDSKDGNPGVITLGKVSQ
- a CDS encoding AAA family ATPase; amino-acid sequence: MSRFVLVTASQDFQRKVSQAVRGALHGSVQVLPPSVLLGGPQELFDRLTGEPPEVLILGPGLPEDDALKLATVFDLQFPEISLVLVEDREPEQVITAMRAGIRDIVSPSADGDQLRVLLERACLASAGRRRGLVAAAGPERAPGRVIAVMSPKGGVGKTTVATNLAIGLGKIAPMGVVIVDLDVQFGDVASGLLLEPEHTLKDAVSGAAFQDSMVLKAFLTVHPSGIYALCAPQSPSEADHISGEAVSHLLSQMAAEFQYVVVDTTPGLGEHVLATLEQATDAVWVCGMDVPSIRGLHTSFSILSELQLVPQGRHVVLNFADRRSGLTVQDVEATIGVPVDTVIPRSKAIPFSTNKGVPLLQDSSRDGAARAFGKLVERFDPKRNAQPQKKLHRRMVIS
- a CDS encoding CpaF family protein, encoding MSLAERLQAARSGPAASQNAPSLETAATPKTETTNVSAAPVDALAGLKQRAGKTLFERLGGRLTDSSLSDEELRKIARDELSTVIDDEQVPLTSEERRRLIRDVGDDVLGYGPLQRFLDDPSITEIMVNRLDQIYVERDGKLLLTDSRFSSEEHLRKVIERIVAKVGRRIDESSPLVDARLEDGSRVNAIIPPLAVNGSSLTIRKFSKVPLTVQNLIDFGTLTPQMAELLDACVRAKLNIIVSGGTGTGKTTLLNVLSSFIPADDRIVTIEDAVELQLQQSHVVRLESRPPNIEGKGAVTIRELVRNSLRMRPDRIVVGEVRGGESLDMLQAMNTGHDGSISTVHANSPRDAIARLETLVLMAGMDLPLRAIREQVSSAVNLIVHLSRLRDGTRRVTHITEVQGMEGEVVTLQDAFVFDYSAGVDRYGRFLGQPVSTGIRPRFIDHFAELGISVSPGIFSTPPAQPSRR
- a CDS encoding type II secretion system F family protein; protein product: MPTHEIFVAGILLIGASFATAVLVVFKPANGSLPLSRRRPLGAPEQTAIGRFASSVVQLVDRALAGKKTTTVSSNSLLSLAGISLPQADFVVLVVAATMVAGFAGLVLQGIGLGLLLVVAVPVVARVALSILVQRRRAAFEAQLGDTLTMVSGGLRAGHSVLRAIDAVAQEASEPTASEFSRVVNETRLGRDLQDSLNEVSLRMKSEDFSWMAQAIEINREVGGDLAEVFDQVAETIRERTQIKGTVKALSAEGKLSAIILMALPVLLFILIGLANPKYMGALTGHPVGWMLLGVAAVMMTIGGIWVHKISDLKF
- a CDS encoding type II secretion system F family protein, which gives rise to MGIIALTVVPIAFLVWSLIVTDRKSRVLIQGNLNKGIDLSAAAVTGQNMDLERLAARVTPAGYAAKLDRLLALAGRPAIMPLPRLLVAKPAMALIAAIVMMLFLSRGATPQLLLLAVFTTLLAYFVPDLLIYSRGSERQTKIQLELPNTLDQMLIAVEAGLGFESAMARAGHNGKGPLAEELVRTLQDMQVGRSRRDSYLALADRSNVQDLRSFVRAVVQADAYGIAIAKVLKAQAQEMRVKRRQRAEHKAMKLPVLVLFPLLLFIFPVIFIIILGPAVINIIEAFS
- a CDS encoding Flp family type IVb pilin, whose translation is MLSLYTNLMIRLRSEKGATAVEYGIMVALIAVVIIVAVTLLGNNLSSMFNNVAGKVPVPTTAATGGAGL
- a CDS encoding TadE/TadG family type IV pilus assembly protein, coding for MKHDSERGAAAVEFAILLPLLLMLVLGTIEFGRAYNAQITLTNAARDGVRVMAINNNPSAAATAVQSAAASVSSTIPSSAVTVSPTSCTAGIQVTVTVKYTLSTITGIAGPFPMTGKGVMLCGG
- a CDS encoding pilus assembly protein TadG-related protein, producing the protein MRRLTTLGRPQGKTSERGAISVIVAIMLVVLLGSAAIAVDVGVIYSERAQLQSGADSSAIALAQKCARSITDSLCSTTSTLAANLANQNALDGKSNVYNIQLEKTARTVSVITTAKGTGAPDNSVSLFFANALGVPSKEVGAKSSAVWGSPIKGPTAFPLAFSICQVQNMVDHGLQVLQNKDSKSANPGCTLPSGGTVPGGFGWLAQDTGKCGASIDLSIDKGGSDPTSTKTGNSAPSNCEGTLNGWAADITAGRKVIVLLPVFDKVTGTGAGAIYHLTAFAAFNVVGWKFSGQDNTTPYSFSNTAPKGSGSAATATCTGDCRGIIGEFVTYVSLVDGYTLGPVSPYGATIVRLSL